The genome window AGGGACGATAATGTTATGACAGATTCTTTGTTTGCAGATGCTAGCCAGCGCCTAGGCAAGGCATTGAAATATGTATCGATTTCCGATGATGCGATCGAGCATCTGAAATATCCCAAAGCCAGTTTGGCTGTATCAATCCCTGTCCGCATGGATGATGGATCCTTGAAAATTTTCCAGGGCTATCGAGTCCGCTATGACGATACAAGGGGGCCAACCAAGGGCGGGGTGCGTTATTACCCGACAGTAAACATGGATGAGGTACAGTCGCTTGCCTTTTGGATGACGTTCAAGTGTGCGGCCTTGAATTTGCCCTTTGGCGGGGGCAAAGGGGGCATCTGCCTGAACCCAAAGGAACTATCAAAACTGGAGTTGGAGCGGTTAAGCCGGGGATATGTGGACGCGATCGCAGACTTTATTGGCCCTGATGTGGATATTCTGGCACCGGATGTATATACCAATGCCATGATCATGGGCTGGATGATGGATCAGTACAGCATTATTCAGCGTAAGATTTCTCCTGCTGTCGTCACTGGTAAGCCTATCACCATGGGAGGCAGTGTAGGGCGCGATACAGCTACAGCAAGGGGAGCTTTTTTCACGATCGCCACTATCCTGCCTAAATTTGACAAGTCTCCACAAGATACCACTGTCGCTATTCAGGGCTTTGGCAATGCTGGCGGTGCCTTGGCAGAGTTTCTCCATGCAGCAGGTTATCGGGTTGTAGCTGTTAGCGACTCTCAAGGCGCAATCTACGCTCCAGAGGGTCTAGATATTCCTAGCATTCGACA of Cyanobacteriota bacterium contains these proteins:
- a CDS encoding Glu/Leu/Phe/Val dehydrogenase, with product MTDSLFADASQRLGKALKYVSISDDAIEHLKYPKASLAVSIPVRMDDGSLKIFQGYRVRYDDTRGPTKGGVRYYPTVNMDEVQSLAFWMTFKCAALNLPFGGGKGGICLNPKELSKLELERLSRGYVDAIADFIGPDVDILAPDVYTNAMIMGWMMDQYSIIQRKISPAVVTGKPITMGGSVGRDTATARGAFFTIATILPKFDKSPQDTTVAIQGFGNAGGALAEFLHAAGYRVVAVSDSQGAIYAPEGLDIPSIRQFKHIVKGVQAVYCKDTVCSVINHETLTNAELLTLDVDILVPAALENQITEANAHDIKARFIFEVANGPVTSAADEILEQRGIQVFPDILVNAGGVTVSYFEWVQNRNGLYWTEDEVDRNLQQR